Proteins from a genomic interval of Clostridium sp. 'deep sea':
- a CDS encoding TolC family protein has product MLKKSISLLLIITMLVSINLMALATDIAETESEKEIENKESVLIEFTLDKAIDTALQNNLQWQLANKQIELQNLQVTISDRLNNDLRKAERNLRDAGEMLSESILAIQHEISFIKSLTFPTGKIGDQWDILTNRQVSISFINNLIQQFGSEIAVKNYPTHNLIGAMELASQDSAEKFFEIKSGKTQTIRTANETAASLMGLKSVRKLTMKQALKIINTSIDNGSILLKKADEDAKRGIKLQAENAYYEVVKKQKLLQVQQKAEQRVSEQYKNALKSSKEGLLSKRELELAQIQLNNMKANLHNAEIGLKKAKLDFCVALGMPLNQEFIVTEPEWILTEISLEEGLEMAKTNRTDMVTAAQGLSLAELNLEYVDEKHKDSSNEFKESALYKDSKLLEYNQITLNAEVTITKSYMDWQNADYAYQQIQENLALVNNQLNIAQVSFDVGYSGKGESPLITLLEAGEQVAKLEQALTTAEFNRNLAWQKFLKEIGYVKEDLKEEEK; this is encoded by the coding sequence ATGTTAAAAAAAAGTATATCATTATTACTTATTATTACAATGTTGGTTAGCATAAATTTAATGGCTTTAGCTACTGATATAGCGGAAACAGAAAGTGAAAAAGAGATAGAGAATAAAGAGTCAGTTCTTATAGAATTTACTTTAGATAAAGCCATAGATACAGCATTACAAAATAATCTTCAATGGCAATTAGCTAATAAACAAATAGAGTTGCAAAATTTACAAGTAACTATCTCCGATAGATTAAATAATGATTTACGCAAAGCAGAGAGAAATTTAAGGGATGCAGGAGAAATGTTAAGTGAGAGTATTTTAGCAATACAACATGAAATAAGCTTTATAAAAAGCTTAACATTTCCAACTGGTAAAATAGGAGATCAGTGGGATATATTAACCAATAGGCAGGTTAGTATAAGCTTTATTAATAATTTAATACAACAATTTGGTAGTGAAATAGCTGTAAAAAATTATCCAACTCATAATTTAATTGGAGCAATGGAATTGGCTAGCCAAGATTCAGCTGAGAAGTTTTTTGAGATAAAATCTGGCAAGACCCAAACAATAAGAACAGCTAATGAAACAGCGGCGTCCCTTATGGGACTAAAATCTGTAAGAAAACTTACCATGAAACAGGCTTTAAAAATAATCAATACCTCCATAGATAATGGCTCAATACTCTTAAAAAAGGCCGATGAAGATGCTAAAAGGGGCATTAAATTACAGGCTGAAAATGCTTATTACGAGGTAGTTAAAAAGCAAAAATTATTACAGGTACAGCAAAAAGCAGAGCAAAGAGTAAGCGAGCAATACAAAAATGCCTTAAAGTCTAGTAAGGAAGGTCTATTATCTAAAAGAGAGTTGGAGCTAGCCCAGATTCAACTTAATAACATGAAAGCAAACCTTCATAATGCAGAAATTGGCCTAAAAAAAGCTAAATTAGATTTTTGTGTGGCATTAGGTATGCCGCTTAATCAAGAGTTTATTGTTACTGAGCCAGAGTGGATTTTAACTGAAATCAGCCTTGAAGAGGGTTTAGAAATGGCTAAAACTAACAGAACAGATATGGTAACAGCAGCTCAGGGATTAAGTTTAGCAGAGCTAAACTTAGAGTATGTTGATGAAAAACATAAAGATAGCAGCAATGAGTTTAAAGAATCTGCTTTGTATAAGGATAGTAAACTGCTTGAGTATAATCAAATTACACTTAATGCAGAGGTAACAATCACAAAATCATATATGGATTGGCAGAATGCCGATTATGCATATCAGCAAATACAAGAAAACTTAGCTTTAGTTAATAACCAGCTGAATATAGCCCAAGTTAGCTTTGATGTTGGTTATAGTGGAAAAGGGGAGAGTCCTTTAATAACCTTGTTAGAGGCTGGAGAGCAAGTAGCTAAATTAGAGCAGGCCTTAACTACTGCGGAGTTTAATAGAAATTTAGCATGGCAAAAGTTTTTGAAAGAGATTGGTTATGTTAAAGAGGATTTAAAAGAAGAAGAGAAATAA
- a CDS encoding DUF4910 domain-containing protein: MLTKYLNLLKNEYSEQRAFDHVTNISLHHRIQASPGHRAAAKYCEGIFRQSGLKTEILSYAGDGKTEYFKYLMPQEWVASKGILEIVQPTPEVIANFENVPISLIQRSIATDPLGTEAELIILDKGDEESNYLDLDFTNKFVLTSGNYDYIREWAIKRGALAIITDRIVELPPIRHRYDMGDALTYTSFWWYGDEQKCFGFVLSPKTGDKLRRLAQDGVVKLKATIDAKFYNGEIEVVNALIPGKSKQEVVLVAHLCHPKPSANDNASGCGVLLETARTLKFLIDSKKLCQPKRSIRFLLLPEMSGSYAFLANNESTIPNMVAALNLDMVGQKQSLCHSPLIAEMPPHAIGHFAGDLLKEALNTVAAEVSNLAGTAKYALFMHTVTPFSGGSDHYIFSDPTIGVGTPMLIQWPDKYYHTSQDTIDKVDPKMLKRVGTIAALYSYYCATAKKSDVLWLAEAMYQNYVSAIATYLKQQFSKASLLAENSDWQKVMDLKDYSIKHLKYLQDIKIEQFKSLAKFNENLYDIIHEYSNKTTALTSFKIKESTNLFEGLFTKNEIAINSFYTTACENNFTKEAKTIIAKRLSRGPISLRGKLTNLSAATLSEYRHLKKLYAKDFSKLTYLMYWMDGKRNLAEIITKIKHETNQFNAEPAIFMVKMLVELGLVEV, encoded by the coding sequence ATGTTAACAAAATATCTAAATTTATTAAAGAATGAATATAGTGAACAACGAGCTTTTGATCACGTTACTAATATCAGTTTACATCACAGAATTCAAGCCAGCCCAGGACACCGAGCTGCTGCTAAGTATTGTGAAGGCATTTTTCGCCAAAGCGGCTTAAAAACCGAAATACTTTCTTATGCTGGTGATGGCAAAACAGAGTACTTTAAGTACCTTATGCCCCAAGAGTGGGTCGCAAGTAAGGGAATTTTAGAAATAGTTCAACCCACTCCAGAGGTTATTGCCAACTTTGAGAATGTTCCTATTTCTCTTATTCAGCGAAGTATAGCTACCGACCCTTTAGGAACTGAAGCTGAATTAATTATTTTAGATAAGGGTGATGAAGAGAGCAATTATTTAGACCTTGATTTTACAAATAAGTTTGTACTAACCTCAGGTAACTATGATTATATTAGAGAGTGGGCTATTAAACGAGGGGCTTTAGCTATTATCACAGACAGAATCGTTGAATTACCGCCCATAAGGCATCGCTATGATATGGGTGATGCCTTAACCTATACCTCATTTTGGTGGTATGGAGATGAGCAAAAGTGTTTTGGTTTTGTGTTATCTCCTAAAACAGGAGATAAACTACGTAGGTTAGCTCAAGACGGTGTTGTTAAATTAAAGGCAACTATTGATGCTAAGTTTTATAATGGTGAAATAGAGGTGGTAAATGCCCTAATCCCCGGGAAAAGTAAACAAGAGGTAGTATTGGTAGCGCATTTATGCCACCCTAAACCCTCCGCAAATGACAATGCCTCTGGGTGTGGGGTGTTGCTCGAAACTGCCAGAACCTTAAAGTTCTTAATTGATAGCAAAAAACTTTGTCAACCCAAGCGTAGTATTAGATTTTTGTTATTACCTGAGATGTCTGGAAGTTATGCTTTTTTAGCTAATAATGAATCTACAATACCTAATATGGTAGCAGCATTAAACTTGGATATGGTTGGACAAAAGCAAAGTTTATGCCATAGTCCTTTAATTGCTGAAATGCCTCCCCATGCAATAGGTCATTTTGCAGGTGATTTATTAAAAGAGGCTTTAAACACAGTTGCAGCAGAGGTAAGTAATTTAGCTGGAACTGCTAAGTATGCTTTATTTATGCATACAGTTACCCCATTCTCAGGGGGCAGTGACCACTATATTTTTAGCGATCCTACAATTGGGGTAGGCACTCCTATGTTAATTCAGTGGCCCGATAAGTACTACCATACTAGCCAAGATACTATAGATAAAGTTGACCCCAAGATGCTTAAAAGGGTAGGAACAATAGCAGCTCTGTATAGCTATTATTGCGCCACAGCTAAGAAAAGTGATGTTTTATGGTTGGCAGAGGCTATGTATCAAAACTATGTAAGTGCTATTGCCACTTATCTTAAACAACAATTTAGCAAAGCCTCTCTTTTAGCTGAAAATAGTGACTGGCAAAAGGTAATGGATCTAAAAGACTATAGCATTAAACATCTTAAATATTTACAGGATATTAAAATTGAGCAGTTTAAATCACTCGCAAAGTTTAATGAAAACCTTTACGATATTATACATGAATATTCAAATAAAACTACTGCTTTAACATCCTTTAAAATTAAAGAGTCCACTAATTTGTTTGAGGGACTATTCACTAAAAATGAAATAGCTATTAACAGTTTTTATACAACTGCTTGTGAAAATAATTTTACCAAAGAGGCAAAAACTATTATAGCGAAAAGGCTTAGTCGCGGGCCAATAAGCCTAAGAGGTAAATTAACTAATCTCTCAGCTGCTACATTAAGTGAATACAGGCACCTAAAAAAACTTTATGCTAAAGACTTTAGTAAGCTTACCTATTTAATGTACTGGATGGACGGCAAGCGTAATCTTGCTGAAATTATCACAAAGATAAAACATGAAACAAATCAATTTAATGCTGAGCCTGCTATTTTTATGGTTAAAATGTTAGTAGAGCTTGGTTTAGTTGAAGTTTAG
- the larB gene encoding nickel pincer cofactor biosynthesis protein LarB, whose translation MEKRELKILLAKVRSNEIGIEQAVKELEQLPFEDLGYAKIDHHRALRSGFPEVIYCPGKTIEHTAEIFSKLANKSNRVLATRATQEKYLAIKEKVPTVRFNELAKTVSYQKNLINTGIGKILVISAGTADLPVAEEAVETAKIMGNEVECLYDVGVAGIHRLLQNKQKLDEATVIVLVAGMEGALASVVGGLVYKPLIAVPTSVGYGANFQGLSALLAMLTSCASGITVVNIDNGFGAGYAASLINHIGR comes from the coding sequence ATGGAAAAAAGAGAATTGAAAATATTATTAGCGAAAGTGCGCTCTAATGAAATAGGCATAGAGCAGGCTGTTAAAGAATTGGAGCAATTGCCATTTGAAGACCTTGGTTATGCCAAGATTGACCACCACAGGGCCTTAAGGTCAGGCTTTCCCGAGGTTATTTATTGTCCTGGCAAAACTATAGAACATACTGCTGAAATATTTTCAAAACTAGCTAATAAAAGCAATAGAGTATTAGCTACTAGGGCAACTCAAGAAAAATACTTAGCTATCAAAGAAAAAGTACCTACTGTACGCTTTAATGAGTTAGCAAAAACTGTTTCTTACCAAAAAAATTTAATAAATACTGGCATTGGTAAAATACTAGTAATATCTGCAGGAACAGCAGATTTACCAGTAGCTGAGGAGGCAGTAGAAACTGCTAAAATAATGGGCAACGAGGTTGAGTGTTTATATGATGTAGGAGTAGCAGGTATTCATCGATTACTTCAAAATAAACAAAAGCTAGATGAAGCGACTGTTATTGTGTTAGTTGCTGGTATGGAAGGAGCTTTAGCTTCAGTAGTTGGGGGTTTAGTTTACAAACCGTTAATTGCAGTACCTACAAGTGTGGGTTATGGAGCAAATTTTCAGGGTTTATCAGCCTTATTAGCAATGTTAACGAGCTGTGCCTCTGGTATAACTGTTGTAAATATTGATAATGGTTTTGGAGCAGGGTATGCTGCTTCACTAATAAATCACATAGGGAGATAA
- the larC gene encoding nickel pincer cofactor biosynthesis protein LarC, producing the protein MSIIYVHAYSGIAGDMLLGAFVDLGVSLNSIKEQLAKLKLANYTLVSKTVVKNGVTGTKVDVETSEDHHHRGLTEITNIINESDLSDKVKEQSIRVFRVLAEAEAYVHGSTIEEVHFHEVGAIDAIVDIVGNCIALELLNWPQIIVSPIHLGTGFVKAAHGVIPVPAPATLKILAQRDIPTYSRGIMNELVTPTGAAIITALANNFDFQPQMNIKKIGYGAGSRDLEIPNFTRLILGERKKNNLQKYRHHHHH; encoded by the coding sequence ATGAGTATAATATATGTACATGCTTATAGTGGCATTGCTGGAGATATGTTACTTGGAGCATTTGTTGACTTAGGTGTATCACTAAATTCTATAAAAGAACAGCTAGCAAAACTAAAATTAGCTAACTATACTCTAGTTAGTAAAACTGTGGTAAAAAACGGCGTAACTGGTACAAAAGTGGATGTAGAAACCTCAGAAGACCATCATCACAGAGGTTTAACAGAGATAACAAATATTATAAATGAATCAGATTTATCAGATAAAGTTAAAGAGCAGAGTATAAGAGTATTTAGGGTTTTAGCTGAGGCGGAAGCATATGTGCATGGCAGTACTATAGAAGAAGTGCATTTTCACGAGGTAGGTGCCATAGATGCTATCGTAGATATTGTAGGTAATTGCATAGCCTTAGAATTATTAAACTGGCCTCAAATTATAGTATCACCTATTCATTTAGGCACTGGCTTTGTAAAGGCTGCTCATGGAGTAATACCTGTACCAGCACCAGCAACACTAAAAATACTAGCCCAAAGAGATATTCCTACGTACAGTAGAGGCATTATGAATGAGTTAGTAACCCCTACTGGGGCAGCAATTATTACTGCATTGGCTAATAACTTTGATTTTCAGCCCCAAATGAATATTAAAAAAATTGGTTACGGGGCAGGATCAAGAGATTTAGAAATACCAAATTTTACTCGCCTGATACTAGGGGAGCGAAAAAAAAATAATCTCCAAAAATACCGACATCATCACCATCATTAA
- the larC gene encoding nickel insertion protein: MDDSNGENLGFLMEQLLKNGAVDVSFSSIQMKKNRPAVALTIMAKENTVNPLINILFKHSGTLGVRINQEQRIICERKIEIIDTKLGKIKIKVAIWQGNVVNIKPEYEICKAIALNNNVPLKVVQDIAINAYRKKHEMQV, from the coding sequence ATAGATGACAGTAATGGAGAAAACCTAGGGTTTTTAATGGAGCAGCTCTTAAAAAATGGGGCTGTTGATGTTAGCTTTAGTTCTATTCAAATGAAAAAAAACCGACCAGCTGTAGCCTTAACCATTATGGCAAAAGAAAATACAGTAAACCCATTAATAAATATACTATTTAAACATTCTGGAACATTAGGAGTAAGAATAAACCAAGAACAAAGAATTATTTGTGAGCGAAAAATTGAAATAATAGATACTAAATTAGGAAAAATAAAAATAAAGGTTGCCATTTGGCAAGGAAATGTGGTAAATATAAAACCTGAGTATGAAATTTGCAAAGCTATAGCACTTAATAATAATGTGCCATTAAAAGTTGTGCAAGATATTGCTATAAACGCATATCGAAAAAAACATGAAATGCAGGTGTGA
- the thiT gene encoding energy-coupled thiamine transporter ThiT, translating into MRNKSVQILVESGAMVALAVLFDFLKIYQLPNGGSVTLGSMVPIMFLAWRRGVKVGVAAGCVFGFIGFIIKPYYLHWVQFFVDYLLAFGVLGLVGFWRQKQGTVSIAIAVIFAGTLRYLVHVVSGVLFWMEGLDTTAAIIASLQYNATYMVPEIIISVVVMTVLIRRKWNVS; encoded by the coding sequence GTGAGAAACAAATCAGTACAGATATTGGTTGAAAGTGGAGCTATGGTAGCCCTTGCTGTTTTATTTGATTTTCTTAAGATTTATCAATTACCAAACGGTGGATCAGTAACTTTGGGAAGTATGGTTCCTATCATGTTTTTAGCTTGGCGAAGGGGTGTAAAGGTAGGCGTTGCTGCTGGTTGTGTATTTGGCTTTATTGGTTTTATAATAAAACCTTATTATTTACACTGGGTTCAGTTTTTTGTAGATTATTTGCTGGCATTTGGCGTACTTGGTTTAGTGGGTTTTTGGAGGCAAAAACAGGGAACTGTTAGTATTGCTATAGCTGTTATTTTTGCAGGAACATTGCGTTACTTAGTACATGTAGTGTCTGGTGTTTTGTTTTGGATGGAAGGCTTAGATACCACAGCTGCAATTATAGCTTCTTTACAATATAATGCTACTTATATGGTACCAGAAATAATAATTTCAGTTGTAGTGATGACGGTATTAATACGGAGAAAATGGAATGTTAGTTAA
- a CDS encoding thiamine diphosphokinase produces MLVKKALVVGGGQAPATPTLLKFANECDLVVGADLGAEHLLKVGKIPDLVIGDMDSCARGVISKLESTGCEIVIYDSEKDFTDLEAALDYCVEKGYVDITVLAAIHGRRTDHVFGNVFLLTKYVNKNIRVRLCDDNGRSLEIINKDLKITGKPGAYVSLIPVTDKVTGVTTAGLKYPLNNYTLTQGNTLGVSNELTEDEAYINIHEGLLLVIKELDS; encoded by the coding sequence ATGTTAGTTAAAAAAGCTTTGGTGGTAGGTGGTGGTCAAGCCCCAGCTACTCCAACATTATTAAAATTTGCAAATGAATGTGATCTGGTGGTAGGTGCTGACTTAGGTGCAGAACACTTACTAAAAGTAGGAAAAATTCCTGATTTAGTTATTGGTGACATGGATTCATGTGCCAGGGGAGTTATTAGTAAGTTAGAGTCTACTGGTTGTGAAATAGTTATCTATGACTCCGAAAAAGATTTTACTGATTTAGAAGCCGCTTTGGATTACTGTGTAGAAAAAGGATATGTTGATATAACTGTTTTAGCTGCTATCCATGGTAGAAGAACGGACCATGTTTTTGGCAATGTGTTTTTACTAACAAAATATGTTAATAAAAATATTAGAGTGCGTTTATGTGATGATAACGGTCGTTCTTTAGAGATTATAAATAAAGATTTAAAAATTACAGGTAAGCCAGGGGCGTATGTGTCTTTAATACCAGTGACTGATAAAGTAACAGGTGTTACAACAGCAGGATTAAAATATCCACTAAACAACTATACCTTGACTCAGGGTAATACCCTAGGAGTAAGTAATGAACTAACTGAAGATGAAGCGTACATAAACATACATGAGGGTTTATTGCTGGTTATAAAAGAACTTGATAGTTAA
- a CDS encoding type II secretion system protein yields MKKNSSNNKGFTLFELLAVLAILSIIAAIAVPRVMQTIKNARIEALKSNMQLIANSMQRYVTEKELTSCIGGMFVINPNVSETEVQSGNKFFYNDNTPEQTDSGDAPTTPTNDSIHNVTIDNLDENKPIQTYIMENYIEGGIPNHIRVLVYAGADNVGRIIVSYGEVDINPSDDSINDKLLINGIKADELGTVSSTGSYMIIKTFELESGDGHNHVTTQ; encoded by the coding sequence ATGAAAAAAAATTCTTCAAATAATAAAGGGTTTACTTTGTTTGAGTTATTAGCTGTTTTAGCTATTTTGTCAATAATAGCTGCTATAGCAGTCCCTAGAGTTATGCAAACAATTAAGAATGCAAGAATAGAAGCTTTAAAGAGTAACATGCAACTAATTGCTAACTCTATGCAAAGATATGTAACAGAAAAAGAATTAACATCATGTATAGGTGGAATGTTTGTAATTAATCCTAATGTATCTGAGACTGAAGTGCAATCTGGTAATAAATTCTTCTACAATGATAACACTCCAGAACAGACGGATTCAGGTGATGCTCCTACAACGCCAACTAATGATTCCATACATAATGTTACTATAGATAATTTAGATGAAAATAAACCAATTCAAACATATATTATGGAAAATTACATTGAGGGTGGAATACCAAATCATATAAGAGTATTAGTATATGCTGGTGCAGATAATGTAGGCAGAATTATTGTTTCATATGGTGAAGTTGATATAAACCCTAGTGATGATAGTATTAATGATAAATTATTAATTAATGGCATTAAAGCAGACGAATTAGGTACTGTATCAAGTACGGGTTCATACATGATTATTAAAACATTTGAGTTAGAAAGTGGAGATGGTCATAACCATGTGACAACTCAATAG
- a CDS encoding Xaa-Pro peptidase family protein yields MFNYQERVKRLQELAVSRAIDYIFIVPGANLGYFTGLNMHMSERPTMVVVPAKGEIFAYCPAFESAKIKKVTGIDNFITYIDEEGPYPTVKRWVEKNNINPNSTIAFEYRTARLLEYDVIKQALPNCRLLDARALMAELRMCKDSQEQQYLQKAADISDAMLKRVREVLRPGVKESDIKKAALDVVQNNAPCSLSFLSVASGPKASDPHATSEDRIINKGEMVIIDTGAIFNGYSSDITRTLPVGEVSEELKKIYAIVKRANQAGRDAAKPGITCQEIDRITRKVIEDSGYGLYFTHRTGHGLGLEVHEEPYIVEGNNVVLKEGMVFTIEPGIYIPGVGGVRIEDDVVITEEGCYSLTNYPRELS; encoded by the coding sequence ATGTTTAATTATCAAGAGCGAGTTAAAAGATTACAAGAACTAGCTGTATCAAGAGCAATAGACTATATATTTATAGTTCCAGGTGCTAATTTAGGATATTTTACAGGTTTAAACATGCATATGAGTGAGCGTCCAACTATGGTTGTTGTTCCAGCAAAAGGAGAAATATTTGCTTATTGTCCAGCCTTTGAATCAGCAAAAATAAAAAAGGTAACAGGTATAGATAACTTTATAACCTATATTGATGAGGAAGGCCCTTATCCAACAGTTAAACGTTGGGTTGAAAAAAATAATATTAACCCAAACTCTACTATTGCTTTTGAGTATCGAACTGCTCGCTTATTAGAGTATGATGTAATAAAACAAGCTCTACCAAACTGTAGGCTATTAGATGCAAGAGCTTTAATGGCAGAGTTACGGATGTGTAAAGACTCACAAGAACAACAGTATTTACAAAAAGCTGCTGATATTAGTGACGCAATGTTAAAGAGAGTGAGAGAGGTATTAAGGCCGGGCGTTAAAGAAAGTGATATTAAAAAAGCTGCATTGGATGTTGTGCAAAACAATGCCCCATGTAGTCTCAGCTTTTTGTCTGTAGCCTCTGGACCAAAAGCCTCAGACCCACATGCAACTTCTGAAGATCGAATTATTAACAAGGGCGAAATGGTAATAATAGATACTGGAGCTATTTTTAATGGTTATAGTTCTGATATAACACGAACACTACCAGTAGGAGAAGTAAGTGAAGAACTTAAAAAGATATATGCTATAGTAAAACGGGCCAACCAAGCCGGTAGAGATGCAGCAAAACCAGGTATAACTTGTCAAGAAATAGACCGCATTACTCGAAAGGTAATAGAAGACTCAGGATATGGTTTATATTTTACGCATAGAACAGGGCATGGCTTAGGTCTAGAGGTTCACGAAGAACCTTATATTGTTGAAGGTAATAATGTGGTATTAAAAGAAGGCATGGTCTTTACTATTGAACCCGGTATTTATATTCCTGGAGTTGGTGGAGTAAGAATAGAAGATGATGTAGTTATAACCGAAGAAGGTTGTTACAGTCTCACAAACTACCCCAGAGAATTAAGCTAG